In Halogeometricum borinquense DSM 11551, a single genomic region encodes these proteins:
- a CDS encoding RNA-guided endonuclease InsQ/TnpB family protein, whose product MLETTRTYVARITNHEQVRDDLDQCGFSASKLWNVGRYYIQQRWDDDGEIPDESELKSELKDHERYSDLHSQSSQRVLEELAEAFTGWYNSDDGNNPPGYRKCGDDHPRSTVTWKKRAIKHDDKHGQLRLSKGFNLKESRSDFILAEYETRPDVEVENIQQVRAVWNGDEWELHLVCKKEIPVEDAPGNNTAGIDLGISNYLAIDYEDGESELYPGNVLKEDKHYFTREEYQTEGENGPSKRARKARQKLSRRKDHFLHTLSKHIVERCVEEGVEKIAVGDLSDIREDENGDSRNWGASGNKKLHGWEFNRFTNLLEYKAEEYGILVDRVDEENTSKTCSCCGKIRDSNRVERGLYVCSSCETTMNADVNGAVNIRRKITQSPPTGDMSNGWLAQPGVFLFDRESGSFNTREQGACKP is encoded by the coding sequence ATGCTGGAAACCACCCGCACCTACGTCGCACGCATTACGAACCACGAACAGGTTCGTGACGACCTCGACCAGTGCGGGTTCTCCGCATCCAAACTGTGGAACGTCGGACGCTACTACATCCAACAACGGTGGGACGACGACGGTGAGATACCCGACGAATCCGAACTGAAATCGGAGTTGAAAGACCACGAACGCTACAGTGACCTTCATTCTCAGTCAAGTCAGCGAGTTCTCGAAGAGCTTGCTGAGGCGTTCACTGGCTGGTACAACTCTGACGACGGCAACAACCCACCGGGCTACCGGAAATGTGGCGACGACCACCCGCGCTCCACCGTCACGTGGAAGAAACGGGCCATCAAGCACGACGACAAGCACGGTCAACTCCGTCTCTCGAAAGGGTTTAACCTGAAAGAGAGTCGGTCTGACTTCATCCTCGCGGAGTACGAAACCCGCCCCGACGTAGAAGTCGAGAACATCCAGCAGGTGCGTGCCGTCTGGAACGGCGACGAGTGGGAACTCCACCTCGTCTGTAAGAAAGAGATTCCTGTTGAAGACGCACCCGGAAACAACACGGCGGGTATCGACCTCGGTATCAGCAACTACCTCGCCATTGACTACGAAGATGGCGAGAGCGAACTATATCCGGGGAACGTGCTGAAAGAGGACAAGCACTACTTCACCCGCGAGGAGTACCAGACCGAAGGCGAGAACGGCCCGTCGAAGCGAGCGCGGAAGGCTCGGCAGAAACTCTCCCGACGCAAAGACCACTTCCTCCACACCCTGTCGAAACACATCGTTGAGCGGTGTGTGGAAGAAGGCGTGGAGAAGATAGCGGTTGGCGACCTTAGTGACATCCGAGAGGATGAGAACGGCGATTCGCGGAACTGGGGTGCGTCGGGGAACAAGAAACTCCACGGATGGGAGTTCAACCGCTTCACGAATCTGCTCGAATACAAAGCCGAGGAATACGGCATCCTCGTTGACCGTGTGGACGAGGAGAACACGAGCAAGACGTGTTCGTGTTGCGGGAAGATTCGGGATAGCAACCGTGTGGAGCGTGGGTTGTACGTCTGTTCGTCGTGCGAGACGACGATGAACGCAGACGTGAACGGTGCGGTGAATATCCGACGAAAGATAACTCAGAGTCCCCCAACAGGGGATATGAGTAACGGCTGGTTGGCACAGCCCGGAGTCTTCCTGTTCGACCGCGAGAGCGGGTCGTTCAACACGAGAGAACAGGGAGCCTGCAAACCGTAA
- a CDS encoding HVO_2142 family zinc finger protein — protein MSIERPQGVHPEWCPDCGDEMLFSGTQSAGYAQFFCENCRYRHDVYVGRPAVDAASTDESTTAVRDPS, from the coding sequence ATGAGTATCGAACGCCCGCAAGGTGTGCATCCGGAGTGGTGCCCCGACTGTGGCGACGAGATGCTGTTCAGTGGCACCCAGTCCGCCGGATACGCACAGTTCTTCTGCGAGAACTGCCGGTACAGACACGACGTGTACGTCGGCCGCCCGGCGGTCGATGCTGCGTCAACTGATGAATCCACGACAGCGGTACGTGACCCCTCGTAA
- a CDS encoding universal stress protein, with translation MYDEILLTTDGTECSVQAAKHGLAFAEAFDAAVRIITVINVQAAGGLFDAGGVTADYVESLESRGQKMIDEIADLAAPTTTVRTEVLKGIPSDSILEYAEKESFDLVVLGTHGRTGVQRVLTGSVAEHVIRHADVPILTVRERDERVEPSFERILVPTDGSEYAQQAVEHGLSVAEAFDATVHALYVVDTGIIAPRLEDHIPETVRAALETEGKTAIEAVESQARRTSVETVTSLTEGVPEREILAYADEHDIDLITMGSHGRTGLDRFLLGSTTERVLREAPSPVLSVRKPVTDE, from the coding sequence ATGTACGACGAAATTCTCCTCACAACCGACGGGACGGAGTGTTCGGTGCAAGCCGCAAAACACGGCCTCGCCTTTGCGGAAGCATTCGACGCCGCGGTACGCATCATCACCGTGATCAATGTACAGGCCGCCGGGGGGTTGTTCGATGCCGGGGGCGTCACCGCTGATTACGTCGAATCGCTCGAATCGCGCGGTCAGAAGATGATCGACGAGATTGCGGACCTCGCAGCGCCGACGACGACAGTTCGAACTGAAGTCCTCAAAGGGATTCCTTCAGATTCGATTCTCGAATACGCCGAGAAAGAATCGTTCGACCTCGTGGTACTCGGGACGCACGGACGGACGGGCGTCCAACGCGTCCTTACCGGAAGCGTCGCCGAACACGTCATCCGGCACGCCGACGTCCCCATCCTCACCGTTCGAGAACGTGATGAGCGAGTCGAACCATCGTTCGAGCGAATCCTCGTCCCGACGGACGGCAGTGAGTACGCACAGCAGGCCGTCGAACACGGACTGAGCGTTGCTGAGGCGTTCGACGCAACGGTTCATGCGCTCTACGTGGTTGATACAGGAATCATCGCGCCGCGATTAGAGGACCACATACCGGAGACAGTTCGCGCAGCTCTCGAAACCGAGGGAAAGACAGCAATAGAAGCTGTCGAGTCTCAGGCCCGAAGGACGAGCGTCGAAACAGTCACGAGCCTCACCGAAGGAGTCCCCGAACGTGAGATTCTCGCATACGCGGACGAACACGACATAGACCTCATAACGATGGGATCACACGGCCGAACCGGTCTCGACCGATTCCTCCTCGGCAGCACCACCGAACGAGTACTCAGGGAGGCACCGTCGCCGGTACTCTCGGTTCGGAAGCCGGTTACCGACGAGTAA
- a CDS encoding HalOD1 output domain-containing protein, producing the protein MTGTKASNGDAGSETTQGREEMALKIVSVIADAKGCKPLDLKPLYWVVDTEAIEQLVEQSSTVSFEISFDYEGGQVTVTSDGNITYEMADE; encoded by the coding sequence ATGACAGGGACGAAAGCTTCGAACGGAGACGCTGGATCGGAAACAACACAGGGTCGTGAAGAGATGGCTCTCAAAATCGTCTCGGTCATTGCGGATGCAAAAGGGTGCAAGCCGTTGGATCTCAAACCGCTCTACTGGGTGGTTGACACCGAAGCTATCGAGCAGTTAGTAGAGCAATCCTCGACAGTCTCGTTCGAAATCAGCTTTGACTACGAAGGTGGTCAGGTGACGGTGACCTCCGACGGAAACATCACGTACGAGATGGCGGACGAGTAG
- a CDS encoding SHOCT domain-containing protein, translated as MYELVHQYAPDSPAGRTAVAIIASLIGVPALVLGLIGITGNAVANGFLFLLASLALLAVAWCMTLGVVRQANAAPDATPLTNPQTEDVTQTPVETLRQRYAEGKLSDEEFQRRLDQLLETEEAGRTVNETERVFE; from the coding sequence ATGTATGAATTGGTCCACCAGTACGCACCAGACAGTCCCGCCGGTCGAACTGCTGTCGCCATCATTGCCTCTCTGATCGGCGTTCCGGCGTTGGTCCTTGGCCTTATTGGGATAACTGGAAACGCCGTTGCCAACGGATTTCTATTTCTCCTTGCCAGCCTTGCACTCCTCGCTGTTGCCTGGTGCATGACACTGGGCGTTGTTCGGCAAGCGAACGCAGCACCGGATGCAACACCACTCACCAACCCCCAAACTGAGGATGTAACCCAGACCCCGGTCGAAACACTCCGGCAGCGATACGCGGAAGGAAAACTCAGTGATGAAGAGTTTCAGCGGCGTCTCGATCAACTCCTCGAAACCGAGGAGGCGGGTCGTACTGTGAACGAAACTGAGCGTGTCTTCGAGTGA
- a CDS encoding PAS domain S-box protein has protein sequence MTESILVLHVDDDPDFADMAAHLLEREDDRFSVTVATSASEALDRLADEAFDCIVSDYDMPRQNGVELLKTVREDNPDLPFILFTGKGSEEVASDAISAGVTDYLQKGRGMSQYAVLANRIDNVVTRYRAENERQWRNAIFEGCRDAIFISDSDARFVDVNEATVELTGYDREELLSMRIPDLHEDDDLDAYREYHERILSGEPATTMAEILRADGSKVPVEFSNRRLDVEGDTYMHTVARDLTERTERKRTLERDQNRMHAITDAIPDMVVVYDTDGRFRSVLSGPEDLPVDGLGSLEGETLEDAFNSDAADCIQAAIDETVESGAVQTVEYALMSNGNRRWFEAHVASLDTGDTDRAVLVARDITERKAHGRELDEANTVLGTIVANLPVGVLVEDAKRDVLMTNEALCEILDLPGTTDDLIGRNCEKAAADLKDLFADPDGFVTGIKERIDQRVPVSNEVLDLADGRTLERDYVPYDLPDGEANLWLYRDVTDRVDRERELQQFERIVEHVGDAVWIHDPDGTLRFVNDPPAAALGLSPEDIVGKQAMAVLASVADPEKLATFTQEVQRILAGKTDTARLELPLYLETETRHLDVRVTAATINGTRHAVGLARNIDEQKRREQELQRQNKRLDEFASVVSHDLRNPLNVAHGRVSLALEEHDSEHLSVAQNALDRMGALIDDLLTLARQGRRINDPEQVALSAVATRCWSVIDGTEATLNVESDLTFMADTDRLQQLFENLFRNAIEHGAEDATICVGPLADRRGFYVVDDGPGIPEATRDEVFNFGYSTFEDGTGFGLAIVKEVVDAHGWNITLTDGADGGARFEITGVTITRQ, from the coding sequence ATGACTGAATCGATTCTCGTCCTTCACGTCGATGATGACCCAGATTTTGCCGATATGGCGGCTCATCTGCTTGAGCGAGAGGACGACCGGTTCAGCGTTACGGTGGCGACCAGCGCTAGCGAAGCCTTAGACCGTCTCGCTGACGAGGCATTCGACTGTATCGTCTCCGATTACGACATGCCTCGACAGAACGGTGTTGAGTTACTCAAGACCGTCCGCGAGGACAATCCGGATCTGCCATTTATTCTCTTTACTGGCAAAGGCTCCGAGGAAGTCGCCAGCGACGCTATCTCCGCTGGCGTGACTGACTACCTACAAAAGGGGAGGGGAATGAGTCAGTACGCTGTCTTAGCCAATCGAATCGATAACGTCGTCACGCGGTACCGCGCCGAAAACGAACGACAGTGGCGGAACGCGATTTTCGAGGGATGCCGTGACGCGATTTTCATCTCCGACTCCGATGCCCGGTTCGTCGATGTGAACGAGGCGACAGTCGAACTGACCGGTTATGACCGCGAAGAACTTCTCTCGATGCGGATCCCTGATCTACACGAGGATGACGACCTCGATGCGTACCGGGAGTATCACGAGCGGATTCTCTCCGGAGAACCTGCCACGACTATGGCCGAGATACTCCGAGCAGATGGTTCGAAAGTGCCTGTCGAGTTCAGTAATCGCCGTCTCGATGTCGAAGGCGATACGTACATGCACACGGTCGCCCGCGACCTCACCGAACGCACGGAACGCAAGCGGACCCTTGAGCGAGACCAAAACCGGATGCACGCGATTACTGATGCGATTCCCGATATGGTCGTAGTCTACGATACCGACGGGCGGTTTCGATCCGTCCTTTCCGGGCCGGAGGATCTCCCGGTTGACGGCCTAGGGTCGCTTGAGGGCGAAACACTCGAAGACGCGTTCAATTCCGACGCCGCAGACTGCATTCAGGCCGCTATCGACGAAACGGTCGAGAGTGGTGCAGTACAGACTGTCGAGTACGCGTTGATGTCGAATGGGAACCGACGGTGGTTTGAGGCCCACGTCGCCTCGCTCGATACTGGAGACACAGACCGTGCCGTCTTGGTGGCACGAGATATTACCGAGCGGAAAGCACACGGGCGCGAACTCGACGAAGCGAACACGGTCCTCGGGACCATCGTTGCGAATCTCCCGGTGGGTGTGCTCGTCGAAGACGCCAAGCGCGACGTTCTCATGACGAACGAGGCGCTCTGTGAGATACTGGATCTCCCCGGCACCACGGATGACCTGATCGGCCGCAACTGTGAGAAAGCCGCAGCCGATCTCAAAGACTTGTTCGCCGACCCCGACGGGTTCGTCACCGGAATCAAAGAACGGATCGATCAGCGAGTTCCGGTCTCCAACGAGGTGCTCGACCTCGCAGACGGCCGGACTCTCGAACGCGATTACGTGCCGTATGATCTCCCTGATGGGGAGGCTAATCTCTGGCTCTATCGTGATGTGACCGACCGGGTGGACCGAGAACGGGAACTCCAGCAGTTCGAACGGATCGTCGAACACGTTGGAGATGCGGTGTGGATTCACGACCCCGATGGAACGCTTCGGTTCGTGAACGATCCGCCGGCAGCGGCTCTGGGTTTATCACCCGAGGATATCGTCGGCAAGCAAGCAATGGCGGTCTTGGCATCAGTTGCCGACCCGGAAAAACTAGCCACGTTCACACAGGAAGTACAGCGAATCCTAGCTGGTAAGACGGATACGGCCCGCCTCGAACTGCCGCTGTATCTGGAGACTGAGACCCGCCATCTCGACGTTCGGGTTACGGCCGCCACAATCAACGGGACCCGTCATGCGGTCGGGCTTGCGAGAAATATTGATGAGCAAAAACGGCGTGAACAGGAGTTACAGCGCCAGAACAAGCGCCTTGATGAGTTCGCAAGCGTCGTCTCTCACGACCTTCGAAATCCGCTCAACGTCGCTCACGGGAGGGTCTCCCTCGCGTTAGAGGAACACGACAGCGAGCATCTCTCGGTGGCACAGAATGCACTTGACCGAATGGGCGCGCTGATCGATGATTTACTGACGCTCGCCCGTCAGGGCCGCCGGATTAATGATCCCGAACAGGTCGCGCTGTCTGCGGTGGCTACCCGGTGTTGGTCGGTGATTGATGGGACTGAAGCGACGCTGAACGTCGAAAGCGATCTCACGTTTATGGCTGATACTGACCGACTTCAGCAACTGTTCGAGAATCTGTTCCGAAACGCCATCGAGCATGGTGCCGAGGACGCCACAATCTGTGTCGGGCCGCTTGCTGACCGCCGCGGATTTTACGTCGTTGACGACGGCCCCGGCATCCCTGAAGCAACCCGTGATGAGGTGTTTAATTTCGGGTATTCAACGTTCGAAGACGGTACTGGATTTGGGTTGGCAATCGTCAAAGAGGTCGTTGACGCGCACGGTTGGAACATCACCCTCACCGACGGTGCCGACGGTGGGGCGCGGTTCGAGATTACCGGCGTCACAATCACACGGCAGTGA